In one Polaribacter sp. ALD11 genomic region, the following are encoded:
- the porU gene encoding type IX secretion system sortase PorU, translated as MKRFFLVILTLFLLQCTVAQSSSSVLATGDWYKFSVDTTGIFKIDKNLLQRIGVSTNGLNPKNIQIFGNGGSLLPVLNSDFRNKDLQENAIYVEGEADGSFDNNDFILFYAKGPHDWEVDPTIKKAKHRQNIYSDKAYYFITVGDKQGKRIQTKTKNTNTATAQLTTFNDFIFYEKDEINLIGAGTQWFFDDNFNIENTQTFAIPFKNAVKNTDLRVKVRGVTMSITTSSMSVKVNGQDLYTIGYSAADTSTKARSSERTASYNNSSDAIILEIVYNNNGNPSANAYLDYIEIAGEKELIADTKQFSFRSFNQFNTSGTVEYQIKNAANIFQVWDVSDFLAPKIISNDVTGANFVFKDEARANNKDGKEVLREYVVLNESDFYIPETIANAKVINQNLHALKDINYLVVTSSELVSQAEVLAKYHRDNSGLTTKVVVLNEIYNEFASGSKDITGIRDFIKHLYVADASVEKKLKYVCFFGDASYDYKDRLVGNNNIVPVKLAKESFNLANSWVTDDFFVMLENHEGTMDGVSRDPSSDSSGPFKSYHTLDVISSRIPVTGISQAKDVVDKILSYYDKKSIGDWRNTITLLADDIDEVGEEVLQKGVESIADEIKKEKPIFNVNKIYVDAYVQQNSSGGERYPEVNKAITNAIEKGTLIFDYFGHGGEDGFASERILEKPQITAFNNSNTLPLFITVTCDFSRFDNPNRITAGELTLWNKNGGAASMITTGREVYIYTGQQFNEKLIKVLLEVKDEHLIIEEELTIAEALTNTKNQFSSNQKFFIYSFGDPAMKLAMPKPNVKITKINGKDILQPIDTLKALSKVSIEGVVLDNSNVILTDFNGFLSTTVFDKPLNKTTLDNDGFGIKNTFDTQDSKLFRGKSTVKNGVFKFDFIVPKDIKIGIEKEKDGNGNIIFDGNGKPVLKKGKVSFYAVDNSTFQEKAGYNIDIIIGGIDENAPEDTVGPEVTLFMNDESFIDGANTNASPNLIAVFSDVSGINTTITAVDHDIIGVLDGDTSNPIVLNDFYETELNDFTKGKVTYRLRDLEVGPHTLKIKAWDTYNNSSEATLNFVVVSDAILNLENVLNYPNPFVNYTEFWFNHNKPNEPLEVQVQIFTVAGKLVKTINRNVQTTGNLSRNITWNGLDDFGHKIGKGVYIYKLRVKSTSSDLLSEKYEKLVILQ; from the coding sequence ATGAAAAGATTTTTTTTAGTCATATTAACTTTATTTTTGCTTCAATGTACAGTAGCTCAGTCTAGTAGTTCTGTGTTGGCTACTGGAGATTGGTATAAGTTCTCTGTAGATACTACTGGTATTTTTAAAATTGATAAAAATTTATTACAGAGAATTGGTGTTTCTACAAACGGATTAAATCCTAAGAATATTCAAATTTTTGGGAATGGAGGGAGTTTATTACCTGTTTTAAATAGTGATTTTAGAAACAAAGACTTGCAGGAAAACGCTATTTATGTAGAAGGAGAAGCCGATGGAAGCTTTGATAACAACGATTTTATTCTCTTTTATGCAAAAGGACCTCATGATTGGGAAGTAGACCCGACTATAAAGAAAGCAAAACATCGTCAAAATATTTATTCAGATAAAGCATATTATTTTATAACAGTTGGTGATAAACAAGGGAAAAGAATTCAAACAAAAACAAAAAACACAAATACAGCAACTGCACAACTAACTACTTTTAATGATTTTATTTTCTATGAGAAAGATGAGATAAACTTAATAGGAGCTGGAACACAATGGTTTTTTGATGATAATTTTAACATAGAAAACACACAAACTTTTGCAATACCTTTTAAAAATGCTGTTAAAAATACAGACTTAAGAGTTAAAGTTAGAGGCGTTACTATGTCTATAACTACATCGTCTATGTCTGTAAAAGTAAATGGACAAGATTTATATACTATTGGTTATTCGGCAGCAGATACAAGTACTAAGGCTCGTTCATCAGAGAGAACAGCTTCTTATAATAATTCTTCGGATGCCATAATTTTAGAAATCGTTTATAATAATAATGGAAACCCTTCTGCAAATGCCTATTTAGACTATATAGAAATTGCTGGGGAAAAAGAATTAATTGCAGATACGAAGCAATTTTCTTTTCGAAGTTTTAATCAATTTAATACTTCAGGAACTGTTGAGTATCAAATTAAAAATGCAGCGAATATTTTTCAAGTTTGGGATGTGTCCGATTTCTTAGCACCAAAAATTATTAGTAATGATGTAACAGGGGCTAATTTTGTATTTAAAGATGAAGCTAGAGCTAATAATAAGGATGGGAAAGAAGTTTTAAGGGAATACGTTGTTTTAAATGAGTCTGATTTCTACATTCCAGAAACAATTGCAAATGCCAAAGTTATCAACCAAAACTTGCATGCTTTAAAAGACATTAATTATTTGGTTGTTACAAGTTCTGAGTTGGTTTCACAAGCAGAAGTATTGGCAAAATACCATAGAGATAATTCGGGTTTAACCACAAAAGTGGTGGTTTTAAATGAAATTTATAATGAATTCGCTTCGGGCTCTAAAGATATTACTGGGATTAGAGATTTTATTAAACATTTATATGTAGCTGATGCATCTGTAGAAAAAAAACTAAAATACGTTTGCTTTTTTGGTGATGCTTCTTATGATTATAAAGACAGACTTGTAGGTAATAACAACATTGTTCCTGTAAAATTAGCCAAAGAGAGTTTTAATTTGGCAAACTCTTGGGTTACAGATGATTTTTTTGTGATGTTAGAAAATCACGAAGGAACTATGGATGGAGTTTCTAGAGATCCTTCGAGCGATTCAAGCGGCCCTTTTAAATCTTATCACACCTTAGATGTTATTTCGAGTAGAATACCAGTTACAGGAATATCGCAAGCTAAAGATGTTGTTGATAAAATTTTAAGTTATTATGACAAAAAATCGATAGGAGATTGGCGAAACACCATTACCTTATTAGCAGATGATATAGATGAAGTTGGTGAAGAAGTTTTGCAAAAAGGAGTAGAATCGATTGCAGATGAAATTAAAAAAGAAAAACCAATTTTTAATGTAAATAAAATCTATGTAGATGCTTACGTGCAACAAAACTCTTCTGGAGGCGAACGTTACCCAGAAGTAAACAAAGCAATTACAAATGCAATTGAAAAAGGGACCTTAATTTTCGATTATTTTGGGCATGGAGGAGAAGATGGTTTTGCTTCGGAAAGGATTTTAGAAAAACCACAAATTACAGCCTTTAACAATTCGAATACGTTGCCGCTATTTATAACTGTTACCTGCGATTTTTCGAGATTCGATAATCCGAATAGAATTACGGCTGGTGAATTAACACTATGGAATAAGAATGGTGGGGCAGCAAGCATGATAACTACCGGAAGAGAAGTTTATATTTATACAGGACAGCAGTTTAACGAGAAGTTGATAAAGGTTCTATTAGAAGTTAAAGATGAACATTTAATTATTGAAGAAGAGTTAACGATTGCAGAGGCCTTAACAAATACTAAAAATCAATTTTCTAGCAACCAAAAATTCTTTATTTATTCTTTTGGAGATCCAGCAATGAAGTTAGCGATGCCAAAGCCAAATGTTAAAATTACCAAAATTAATGGTAAAGATATTTTACAGCCTATAGATACTTTAAAAGCGCTTTCTAAAGTTAGTATCGAAGGTGTTGTATTAGATAATTCTAATGTAATTTTAACTGATTTTAATGGTTTTTTGTCAACCACGGTTTTTGATAAGCCTTTAAATAAGACAACATTAGATAATGATGGTTTTGGAATAAAAAACACTTTTGATACACAGGATAGTAAGCTTTTTAGAGGGAAATCGACGGTTAAAAATGGGGTTTTTAAATTCGACTTTATAGTACCAAAAGATATTAAGATTGGTATTGAAAAGGAAAAAGACGGAAATGGAAATATTATTTTCGATGGAAACGGAAAACCAGTTTTGAAAAAAGGCAAAGTAAGTTTTTATGCAGTTGATAACAGTACATTTCAAGAAAAAGCGGGTTATAATATTGATATTATTATTGGTGGAATTGATGAAAACGCACCAGAAGATACTGTTGGGCCAGAAGTAACGTTATTTATGAATGATGAATCTTTTATAGATGGCGCCAATACAAATGCGTCTCCTAATTTAATTGCCGTATTTTCAGATGTAAGTGGTATTAATACCACTATAACAGCTGTAGACCATGATATTATAGGGGTTTTAGACGGAGATACATCAAACCCAATTGTGTTGAATGATTTTTATGAAACAGAATTAAACGATTTTACCAAAGGAAAAGTTACCTATAGACTTCGAGATTTAGAGGTCGGTCCGCATACGTTAAAAATAAAAGCTTGGGATACATACAATAATTCATCTGAGGCAACGTTGAACTTTGTGGTTGTGAGTGATGCTATTCTAAATCTAGAAAATGTTTTAAATTATCCGAATCCCTTTGTAAATTATACAGAGTTTTGGTTTAATCACAACAAACCAAATGAACCTTTAGAGGTGCAAGTTCAAATATTTACGGTTGCTGGTAAATTGGTGAAAACAATCAATAGAAATGTACAAACAACAGGTAATTTATCACGGAACATTACTTGGAATGGTTTGGATGATTTTGGTCATAAAATAGGAAAAGGAGTTTATATTTACAAGCTAAGAGTAAAATCGACAAGTAGCGACCTCCTGTCAGAGAAGTATGAGAAATTAGTAATACTTCAATAA
- the gldJ gene encoding gliding motility lipoprotein GldJ — protein sequence MKNIIKISLVVLTTLLLTNCNRSTSGKSRLTGLSFNDPKNGNYIRNSSFEGQEPPLGMVAIEGGSFTMGQVQDDVMFDWNTTPKKMHVRSFFMDEAEVTNSEYFLYVQYMKDVFSPSEDKYKHIYNSVLPDTLVWRKSLGNTDILTENYFRHPAYADYPIVGVTWLQANEYCKWRTNAVNLKKLIDKGHIKNIFESDSTRNFFDTERFLSDSDRLFDGDTTIYKRGVKTRNLRKKGDPKPSKDAFQGRKITQADGVLQQKFRLPTEAEWEFAAKAIIENREYNNIRGRKKYAWDGKYTRAKKKRFKGDQLANFKQGEGQYSGLPGWSSDGSDIPNRIKSYPPNAFGLFDMSGNVAEWVADVYRPIIDNEANDFNYFRGNLFTKKMINEEGKVVIVGNDIAVEYDTLPNGNIIPKQLPGSIKYIPITKDDATFRTNFSKAENANIGDGDLNSTRFYRDDEDQFASRPSMYNSPKKPTRVRDSISNRDIVTNDAKKRRTLISDETRVYKGGSWADREYWLDPAQRRYLPEYMATNFIGFRCVTDKLGPMSSKKRTARTPSR from the coding sequence ATGAAAAACATAATTAAAATATCTCTAGTTGTATTAACAACATTACTTTTAACAAATTGTAATAGATCTACCTCTGGTAAATCTAGATTAACAGGTTTGTCTTTTAATGACCCTAAAAACGGAAATTATATAAGAAACAGTTCTTTTGAAGGGCAAGAACCTCCTTTAGGAATGGTTGCTATTGAAGGCGGATCTTTTACGATGGGACAAGTACAAGATGACGTAATGTTCGATTGGAATACAACTCCTAAAAAAATGCATGTACGTTCATTTTTTATGGATGAAGCAGAAGTTACAAATTCAGAATATTTTTTATATGTACAATATATGAAAGATGTTTTTTCTCCTTCGGAAGATAAATACAAGCACATTTACAATTCAGTTTTACCAGATACTTTAGTTTGGAGAAAAAGTTTAGGAAATACAGATATTTTAACTGAAAACTATTTTCGTCATCCAGCCTATGCAGATTACCCTATTGTTGGTGTAACTTGGCTGCAAGCGAATGAATATTGTAAATGGAGAACGAACGCAGTTAACTTAAAAAAATTAATTGACAAAGGTCATATTAAAAACATTTTCGAGTCTGACTCTACTAGAAATTTTTTCGATACGGAAAGGTTTTTAAGTGATTCTGATAGACTTTTTGATGGTGATACAACAATTTACAAAAGAGGGGTTAAAACTAGAAATTTAAGAAAAAAAGGTGACCCAAAACCGAGTAAAGATGCTTTTCAAGGTAGAAAAATTACACAAGCAGATGGTGTTCTTCAACAAAAATTTAGACTACCTACTGAAGCAGAATGGGAATTTGCAGCAAAAGCAATTATAGAAAATAGAGAATACAATAATATTAGAGGTAGAAAGAAATATGCTTGGGATGGTAAATATACCAGAGCAAAAAAGAAAAGGTTTAAAGGAGATCAATTAGCAAACTTTAAACAAGGCGAAGGACAATATAGTGGTTTACCTGGATGGAGTTCTGATGGTTCTGATATTCCTAATAGAATAAAATCATATCCACCAAATGCTTTTGGTTTATTTGACATGTCTGGTAATGTTGCTGAATGGGTTGCTGATGTTTATAGACCTATTATAGATAATGAAGCGAATGATTTTAATTATTTTAGAGGAAACTTATTTACTAAAAAAATGATTAATGAAGAAGGTAAGGTGGTAATTGTTGGTAATGATATAGCTGTAGAATATGATACTTTACCAAATGGAAATATTATACCAAAACAGTTACCTGGTAGTATAAAGTATATACCAATTACAAAAGATGACGCTACATTTAGAACTAATTTTTCTAAAGCTGAAAATGCAAATATTGGTGATGGAGATTTAAACTCTACAAGGTTCTATAGAGATGATGAAGATCAATTTGCTTCTAGACCAAGTATGTATAATTCTCCTAAAAAACCTACTAGAGTTAGAGATTCTATTTCTAATAGAGATATTGTAACAAATGATGCTAAAAAACGTAGAACTTTAATTAGTGATGAAACAAGAGTTTACAAAGGTGGTTCATGGGCAGACAGAGAATATTGGTTAGACCCTGCACAGAGAAGGTATTTACCAGAGTACATGGCTACAAATTTTATCGGTTTTAGATGTGTTACAGATAAATTAGGACCAATGAGTTCTAAGAAAAGAACAGCTAGAACCCCTAGCAGATAA
- the murF gene encoding UDP-N-acetylmuramoyl-tripeptide--D-alanyl-D-alanine ligase codes for MEIKKIYNLYSKYFLVDTDTRDIRKNTLFFALKGDNFNGNKFASEAIKNGAAYAIIDEEEFKTSDKTILVENVLETLQELAKYHRLQLKTPIIALTGSNGKTTTKELINCILSKKYKTTATLGNLNNHIGVPLTLLSMTPKTEIGIVEMGANHQKEIEFLCSIALPDFGYVTNFGKAHLEGFGSIEGVIEGKSELYRFLNKNSKIAFINPNDAIQVKKTRSTKIVSFLEDIAFLEANPFVNLSYNSVQIKSNLIGEYNYTNIVAAITIGNYFKVDYLKIKKAIENYVPTNNRSQIIVKESNHIILDAYNANPSSMKVALENFSKIKETFKTVILGDMFELGAESDKEHQEIVNLADSFSFSNTLYVGANFYKTNTKNHTFKTFEELKCYINKKPLENQYVLIKGSRGMKLERILNVIY; via the coding sequence ATGGAAATTAAAAAAATTTATAATCTATACTCTAAGTACTTTCTAGTAGATACAGACACTAGAGATATTAGAAAAAACACATTGTTTTTTGCTTTAAAAGGAGACAACTTTAATGGAAATAAATTTGCCAGTGAAGCGATAAAAAATGGAGCTGCTTATGCAATTATAGATGAAGAGGAATTTAAAACCAGTGATAAAACTATTTTGGTTGAAAATGTTTTAGAAACACTACAAGAGTTAGCTAAATACCATAGATTACAATTAAAAACACCAATTATTGCCCTAACGGGTAGTAATGGAAAAACAACTACTAAAGAATTAATTAACTGCATACTTTCTAAAAAGTATAAAACAACCGCTACCTTAGGGAACTTAAATAATCATATTGGAGTGCCATTAACATTGCTATCTATGACGCCTAAAACTGAAATTGGTATTGTAGAAATGGGGGCGAATCATCAAAAAGAAATAGAGTTCCTATGTTCAATTGCGCTACCAGATTTTGGGTATGTTACCAATTTCGGAAAAGCGCACTTAGAAGGTTTTGGTAGCATTGAAGGTGTTATTGAAGGCAAGAGTGAATTGTATCGTTTTCTAAATAAAAACAGTAAAATTGCTTTTATCAACCCTAACGATGCCATACAAGTTAAAAAGACTAGAAGTACTAAAATTGTTTCATTTTTAGAAGACATAGCCTTTTTAGAAGCGAATCCATTTGTAAATTTATCTTACAATTCAGTTCAAATTAAGAGTAATCTAATTGGCGAATACAATTATACAAATATTGTAGCAGCCATTACTATTGGAAATTATTTTAAAGTTGATTATTTAAAAATAAAAAAGGCAATAGAGAATTACGTTCCTACAAACAACCGCTCTCAAATAATAGTAAAAGAAAGCAATCATATCATTTTAGATGCCTACAACGCAAACCCTTCAAGCATGAAGGTTGCTTTAGAAAATTTCTCAAAAATTAAAGAAACATTTAAAACTGTTATTTTAGGGGATATGTTCGAACTAGGAGCAGAAAGCGACAAAGAACATCAAGAAATAGTGAACTTAGCTGATAGCTTCTCTTTTTCAAACACACTCTATGTTGGTGCCAATTTCTATAAAACAAATACCAAAAACCATACATTTAAAACTTTTGAAGAGTTGAAATGTTACATCAATAAAAAACCTCTAGAAAATCAATATGTATTAATTAAAGGATCTAGAGGTATGAAATTAGAAAGAATACTTAACGTTATATATTAA
- a CDS encoding N-acetylglucosamine kinase: MILIADGGSTKADWIAINSEKNEEFRVRTLGLNPAVVAEEELYNRIINMFQLINIKENVSEIHFYGAGCGTPKPAAILKTILEKIFVNAKVFVSEDMLAAVYAATGKEPAMVCILGTGSNSCYFDGENVQMLVPSLGYILMDEASGNHFGKKLIVDYFYKKMPKAIALEFEKEFNLDADYIKRNVYKEANPNMYLASFAKFMFDFKDEKYIKRLIKKGFQEFFKFRVLPYNLDSDSSIYFIGSIAHYFRDILDKVAHKNNLKITDVIQRPIDNLLEYHKNNINI, translated from the coding sequence ATGATTTTAATTGCAGACGGAGGTTCTACAAAAGCAGATTGGATTGCTATAAATAGTGAGAAAAATGAGGAATTTAGAGTTAGAACTTTAGGTTTAAATCCTGCGGTTGTAGCAGAAGAGGAATTATACAACAGAATTATTAATATGTTTCAACTTATTAATATTAAAGAAAATGTTTCTGAAATCCATTTTTATGGTGCTGGTTGTGGAACACCAAAACCAGCTGCTATTTTAAAAACCATATTGGAGAAAATTTTTGTGAATGCAAAAGTTTTTGTTTCTGAAGATATGTTGGCAGCTGTTTATGCAGCTACCGGAAAAGAACCTGCCATGGTTTGTATTTTAGGAACAGGATCAAATAGTTGTTATTTTGATGGCGAAAATGTACAAATGTTAGTCCCTTCGTTAGGCTATATCTTAATGGACGAAGCTAGTGGTAATCATTTTGGAAAAAAATTAATTGTAGATTATTTTTATAAAAAAATGCCTAAAGCGATTGCTTTAGAATTTGAAAAGGAGTTTAATTTAGATGCAGATTATATAAAAAGAAATGTCTATAAAGAAGCAAACCCGAATATGTATCTAGCTTCTTTTGCAAAGTTTATGTTCGATTTTAAGGATGAAAAATATATTAAGAGGTTAATTAAAAAGGGGTTTCAAGAATTTTTTAAATTCCGAGTATTGCCTTACAATCTCGATAGCGATTCATCAATTTATTTTATAGGTTCAATTGCCCACTACTTTAGAGATATTTTAGACAAGGTTGCTCATAAAAATAATTTAAAAATTACAGATGTAATTCAAAGACCAATAGATAATTTACTTGAATATCATAAAAATAACATTAATATATAA
- a CDS encoding tyrosine-protein phosphatase, whose translation MFFLKKKEIPLVDFFPKDFVDIHSHLLPGIDDGAKNLDNSIELILKMYSYGIKNFITTPHVLGDVYPNSSKTIKNKLDEVRAALIERGYNDIRIDAAAEYMMDEQFSERLKQDDILPLKDNYILVEMSYFNAPMNLYDVLFEIQLKGYKPVLAHPERYNFYHNDLKNYYKLKKAGCLFQLNLLSLTEQYGKNVQKISNELLKQDLYDFVGSDTHHQNHLQLLRKIGTVKNLKKINHLLKNNSSVFN comes from the coding sequence ATGTTTTTTTTAAAGAAAAAAGAAATTCCTTTAGTAGATTTCTTCCCTAAAGACTTTGTTGATATTCATTCACATTTGCTTCCAGGTATAGACGACGGAGCAAAAAACTTAGATAATTCTATCGAACTAATCTTAAAAATGTATTCTTACGGAATTAAAAACTTTATAACAACGCCTCATGTTTTAGGAGACGTTTACCCTAACTCATCTAAAACAATTAAAAATAAATTAGACGAAGTAAGAGCAGCATTAATTGAAAGAGGCTATAATGATATCAGAATAGATGCAGCTGCTGAATATATGATGGATGAGCAATTTTCCGAAAGACTTAAACAAGATGATATTTTGCCGTTAAAGGACAATTATATATTAGTTGAAATGTCTTATTTTAATGCTCCGATGAATTTATATGATGTCTTATTCGAAATACAGCTAAAGGGATATAAGCCTGTATTAGCACATCCTGAGCGGTATAATTTTTATCATAATGATTTAAAAAATTATTATAAATTGAAAAAAGCAGGTTGTTTGTTCCAATTAAACTTATTGTCTTTAACAGAACAATATGGTAAGAATGTCCAAAAAATTAGTAATGAATTACTAAAACAAGATTTATATGATTTCGTAGGTTCTGACACGCATCATCAAAATCATTTACAACTTTTAAGAAAAATTGGAACAGTAAAAAATTTAAAAAAGATAAATCATTTGTTAAAAAATAATAGTAGTGTGTTTAACTAA